In Cataglyphis hispanica isolate Lineage 1 chromosome 19, ULB_Chis1_1.0, whole genome shotgun sequence, the genomic window cttatgaataaatatcgtGGTGGTGAAATAAATCAATGtgcaacatatttttcttgagtTGCAGTCGTCGATgatgattgaaataattatcgatttcCTTTCAATTCGaacaaaacaaaatctttatcaacaatctttagtaaaatattattttagatcgaatatgcgaataaaaaatttcatgttttttgTCAATTTGACTCTCACTTTCAGATTCTATAAAGATGTCATCGGTACGAAACGCAGCTACACTGGCGTTGGTGCTTCTCGTCTTGGCAGAGTGGTCGGTGGCGATGCCAACGACCGACACAGACAAAGACAGACTGTTGAACACCGTGGACGTAAGTAAATTAGAGTAAGATTTTTCTGGTTTTAcgtaagaattataaaatatatcgctttAAGAAGATCATCTTTATGGAATAAAGTTTTGAGAACCAAAAGGTTAATGAAAGTCTCTTTAAGATACTTTCACAGACCGGaagttgaattattttttcgatttcaccacacaattaaaaaaaaagcgaaagcTTTCAAATTCGCGCACGTGCATCTAAAATTCTTCCCGCATGATATCGTTTCTAGATCTATTTCGAGCAAAGATTCGCAAAAATCTCTCTTGCaacaaagcaaaattatttttcgtagcAATAGAAAAAATCCGGACTATtggagaaaaaagatttccGTTTTCGACAAACGTCGGAAAAATGAAATGTGAAAAATCAGAATCCgtctgcgtttttttttttttttcgaaggaCTTTTGTTCGATCGGTTTAACTGGCGAGTAAAATGGACATGGGGCGAGGGATTCGTCTGACAGCTGTCAGAAACGTCTTCGCATTCTCCATCGCTTTGTAATCGAACGGCGAGATCGATCGGCGATATTCTCTTTTGCATGATTCAAAATCCGCAAAAAATTTCCTGACATTCGCACTCTCGACAGAATATCCTACAACCTCGCAACCTCGAGTTAATTTTGACGGTAGATTTTCCGACAGATCTGAAATAGATTTTTCCCTCCGCGGAAAGATATTGTAAGATCGATAATTTCcgagtaaaagaaaaagagtttCAAGCttcagagaaataaatatacgagGGAATCATAtccattaattaattccaaactttataatttaacagaattttaatttgaaactcGCTTATGAAGATGTATGacgttgaaaattaaaaaattgcgattaaaTAAGGATTTCCCCCTCGATATTTCCACTAGAGGACAAATCGATCTCAAGTTGTTCGGAAAATCCGTcgctaatattaatttcacgaATTATCTTAGCGAAACGGTCACAGTATCGACAaatcatctttttaaaatttttataaaattttccgcATGACGAGAGTCGCTCGTAACGTGACGACAAAACGGGAAAAATAACattgtcaatattaaaaataaattgagaatCATTATTTAACGATGGCTCGTTAAGACAAAAGCCATAAAAAACATGTCTGGCATTTTTGTTAACGAGAACagtattttctgaaatttttcacGCAACTGCGCTCTAAAAGaaatgtaagagaaaaaaaaaagaaagaaaaaaagagcgcCTCGTAAGAAAATAACTGCACGCTCGGCGTCATGTCGCGCAATTCGTTTCCTTCCTATCTCGATCTCCCGTCTCGAAAACGTTTACGCTTGATTTGAAAGATCTATCTCGAAGTAAAAATACTTGCCGAGCTGAAACAAGGGGCGAGCTGGAAAAAAGCTGTCGTGTCAATAGCGATACCGTCAAAGGGCAAGTGTCGCGAAACTATTCGACGAAACCGATACTCATCGATACCCTTGTTACTCGATGAATTTCGGAAGAATACTCTTATGAGATGATGTAACCGGAACGAAGAGAGCGAGGATTTTGCGAAAATGTTGCTGCTTTTCCATCAGCAACACGCAGATGGAATAAAGTTCGATTGCGTCGCCGTATGTTGCGTAACCGCGCATCATTTCCCTGAATTGCAAATGAGACGAAGACGACGGGaagaaatgtaagaaaaacgAAGGGAAAGGAAGCTTCGTTTAACCATCGAATCGAGAAAAAACAACGATCGTCGATCTATCGGGAGCGCGATGCAACGTGccttataaaaagtaataactcGCTCGGTGTAATTTAGATTCGCATTACACGAAAGAAAACAACTGTacgttttttgtttcaatgttATACAATTGATTACGCCTGTCCCCTTATCGTCAGCGAAACTCTTCTAACTATAGaatagattgaaaaatatcggaGAAAAATGTAACTCGccgagtaaaaaaatatagatttattgaaAAACGAGGGGGGGTCTTTTAGCTCGAATTGTATTTTGCTCCCCGTTTTATTCGCGCGGCGAGAATTTTACTATCGCAAGTTGCAACCGCGTCTAGTCGTAAATACAAATTGACATCTCGAGAAAAGCAAAGAACGAAGGCGAGCACGGAAGCGGCCAATAAATTCGCGAATAGTGAATCGATAATCTGCCAATACGACAATCGGATTTTTGTATCCTTTCTGCTTTAGCGCCTCTTCGATATGTGCATCtcaatttcttaatttcaataccgaaaagttattttcggataaaaaaagttacgttgagaaaaaaatataattgtaataaaatggataaagagaataaaatttttaaaatttttttaatatttaatcaaacaattaattattacactgAAAgataaacatgtatatattttttctttgcaattaaaaaaatatttttgtctatcatttcatctttttttgtaagcttttgtaaaatatataaatgtattaattttacacgatTTTTACCAGAAACTTCAAAGAATGTGTTCAAACTATTGAAATGACACGCTGCGCGAATACTTTTTACGAAAGAtccagataaaaatattaagaaatatcaagaaagtaatcaatgtataatacaaatggaacgagagagataaatattaatcgaatatTGCTTTTCTTCATACACTCTCAGTAAAAGACAGACGAgcaaagagaaggagagaagcgTCGCGAGAAGATTTCCCACACGAAATCATGAGACGAGTTTGCACTTCTATAACGCTTTACAATTTACTATTGGGATTTCATTCGTTCGCTCATGTAACTTCGGGgactcatttatttaaaagagaatcCGGAAACATATGTGTAGTTTCGATTGTGTTTTTcgactttttattatagtcAAGAAGTATATCTCCGcgataaaatttcgaaaaaaaactaACGTCAAATACTCGAGAAAAAAGACTCGCATATGCTCTCGCGAGGATAAGACGTTGTCCAAAAAAAAGGGGAGAAATTACAagtataaattgaattatataattttcatatcaatatatattaagacatTTCGACGcgcttaaaaataagaaatcatcaagaaagatttcaatttataagtattttttaatattttatacaaaaaatgtcGCTTAATATCGACTCAAAACGTCAAAatcagtaattataaatactacaTTCAAGATTCCgcaattttgtcaaaattatgaatacCAAGATCTTTCAAGTCGAAATGTCTCTAAATTTTCCATTCGAAAGCTCAACTCGCGAGAGACGGAACCGCGAATATAACgttaattatctaatatcgCCTAATATTGATCTGATAATATCGATTgactttatgtaaatatttattatgcgaAACGTGCAATCAGGCgggctatattatttttctcgcgtCACAACTaggaaattgaaataaataaatatgtcaatCGATTCGAGCAGATGTGCAGATTGCATTCATTGACAATAAACACAACAATTCGCCTCGACAATGCGCATGTTTGCGTTTCCATTTACGCCCCGCTGACGAAAAAGCGCGCGTTCTGGTTTGTAATGCGTTGCGAGTGTTTCTCGCTTTTTATTATCGGAACATTAATCGAGAGTAATCGTATTTAGAAAGAATGCGCGTTCTTTCGTCGaaatcaatgataaaatcGACGATCGACTGCGACACGAGACAAAATCAGTTCTGATAGTATCggaatcattatttattgcaacttatgcaacaataattatgtttttgacactattattttattaaaaattacaagcaatttatataattttcgatgtattattattcataaatttatcttattgtaatattaaaaatgtttatatttcataataaatatttatatattataataaaattatatttattaaaaatttatttattataaattttttttgtatcacaCGTTTTCTTTGACGTAGTATATTCCCGAAACGAAACATGCAACCTGCTACTGTTATTGcaaatttcttaaatctttATCACTTTAGTCGAGTCATAATTAATCCCCgattatcgtttattaaaaaaataaaacatgttatattttctccaaaaagaaaataatcaacaAGGTCGTCTAATTGTTTCAGTTGATAGATGATGATGGCAGCATCGAGACAGCCCTGATAAATTACCTATTTACCAAGCAGATCGTGAAGCGTCTTCGTAGTCAGCTGGACATCGGCGATTTACAGCGTAAACGCAGCTACTGGAAGCAGTGCGCCTTCAACGCGGTGTCCTGCTTCGGTAAATAAGCaggacgaagaaaaaaaaacgaatggCGAGAGACGCAAGGGAAgctcgtacatatatatatgtatatttatggaaaattatattgtcgGAAAGTTTAAGGGAACGCGATAGAAACGCAAAGGAGATTCCAGAAAGTCttttaaatttcgataaaaaaatgttattaaagttacacgttattttaaaatattaaacatataattgataatggCCACTGTGTATGGTAATTTACACCAATTCTAATaatgacataataatttaacgttATTAAAATACGCGAAACATTAAATACGCATCTCCCTTAATATAATGTacgtttaacaaaataattcgatataaaatgatagatgtgataaaatatttaataatccatTCAacgaaataatcaaaattgattTCGAGATTAAGAGGCGCCTATAGACTCTTCGCacgataaagaattaattaattaatttcaaattatagcaacaaCAATTAATGCGCGCGTATAAACGATTCTCTTTCGTCATTTCTATGCGTTTCTGTTTGCTCTAATTCGAAGCAACTGACTGCGTTATTAATCCGTGAGGGAATAAATCGAGGAGCAAAGACGGAAATTATCGTCGGAAGCGCAAGTCAAAGTCGGTTGCCCCTAAAACGAACAATTATTCGATATCATCTCGCGAGTTTATCCCGTGCGGAGTATTCCCGAATTTTCCGACAAGGGCGGTATGTACgagagaaagacaaagaaaagagaaagatcctTCTTCATCTCCTCGCAAATTATCCGATTTAGAGCTTTCAAGAAGAACAAAGAACAAAGTAGCTGCGAATGTCAATCCCGTCGCTGTTTTCGAACCCTTTGCATCGCTTTCCCTTCGAGGGGAAAAGATAAGAGCggataagagaaataaaaataaatagaaaaagagagagaaagacaaagcggatgaataaaattaaaatcgaggaaaaaagcacgataatgtaaaattaatcgtgacatcgattaattttatatcatcaatCGTGCgcacgaaataattattgttaggTTCTGTAAATGATAATAAGATAGATAGCGGGGGCGCGAATGCAAAGGGTAACGATACGATTAACGAATGTAATCGAATACATATCAGAGGATACCGCAGAGAACACGTGCCAAGTCTAATTCTTCTTTCGCGCTGCTGTAAGCTCCTATCTCTGTATCATCATAACCCACCAACCTTTAGCGTGCTGTTCGATAcgtatgatatttaattgatgCGTAATTTCATTTGCCTGTGTCGTCGATGTGTCCCGCCCTATACATGTCACAGCGTTCTGTAAATGATTAAACTTGTTGTGTAATTGGCCcctcaattatataaaatatttctccttCCCCCTTCCATCCTCCCTTTATCCCCCCATATCGATTGCGAACGTCGAAAATACGTACCGATACCAACACatgaattcaattatttatacttttatcgtTTCTTCCGTGAATGTTTAATCGTCGAAAtaatacttattgttaatgaATGGAATTAAATTCGTTTCCTCATTCGTTTAATCGGATAATACGATCACTCTCTGCtacttttctatttaatcatatataatttcttctatAATCTTAACGCATTAAggaataaatttctcattttctctcagagataattttatcgtatttatattatgtacgtgagttatattcatttttcacaCATATGCATGCATATGCTTTTATGTAGAttttaggaaataaaaaattatttattcactcACTGGTACCGAGACGG contains:
- the LOC126856759 gene encoding allatostatin C, giving the protein MAVVSFFRERRVGFRYHRPLPAPAGGSIKWSRAPKLGHSVAETSKRRRYPEIELLSWLRIQVSPSLRSHRNERRTNTGPARDSIKMSSVRNAATLALVLLVLAEWSVAMPTTDTDKDRLLNTVDLIDDDGSIETALINYLFTKQIVKRLRSQLDIGDLQRKRSYWKQCAFNAVSCFGK